CGCCTTGATGGTCGAGTTGCTGGCGGGCGCGATGATCGGGGACCTGTTCAGCTTCGAGTCGTCCGCGCGTGACACGCACAACACCGGCGCGCCGTTCGGCGGGGAATTCCTGCTCGCCATCGACCCGGCCCGTTTCGGCAACGGCGACCTCGCCGCGCGCCAGGCGCACGCGGAACAGCTGTTCGCAGCCATCCTCGAGCAACCCGGCACCCGCTTGCCGGGCGACCGCCGTCGCACCGCGCGCGTGCGCACGCAGGCCGAGGGTATTCGCATTCCAGCGGCCCTGCACGACCAGCTGACCGCGTACGCCGACACCTGAGTCCGGTCACCCGCGCTCGGCGCACGAGGCGAGCATCACGGCGACAACGATCAGGCCACCGCCCAGCACGGTTGCCGTGGTCGGCACTTCGGCGAGTAGCCACCAGGCCAGCGCCGGCGCGATCGGGGTTTCGAGTGCACTCAGCAGACTGGTGTGGGCCGGGTGCAGGCCGCGCGCGCCAATCATCAACGCGATCGAGGCGAACAGGAACACCGCCGCAAACGCCGCGAGCACGGCAATCGCGCTCCACGGCGTCGCGGTCACCGACGCCACCGGCGCGAAGGCCCCCACCAGCAACAGCGACGCCAGCCAGGTCGGCCCGGCCACCGGGGTTGCTGGCCAGCGTCGATACAGGCAGATCACCACCGCCATGCACACCGTCATGACCGCGGCGAGTGCGTCACCCAGGAGGCCGCCGGTGGTCAACGAGCCCGAGACCACACTCGCCGCCCCGACCAGGCTCAGCGCACTGCCAAGCAACAGTGACCGGGACGGCGGCGTGCGCAACCAGAGCCAGGCGAGCGCCCCCGCGACAAAAGGCGCCGTCGCCCAGATGACCGCGACGTTGGCAATCGACGTGTGCAGAAAACTCGGGATGAAGGCCGCCGTGCCGAGCGCGGAGACCCCGGCGATGGCGAGGCCGGGCCACCCCATCCGCACTTCCTGGCCAATCTGCCCGCGGGCACCCAGCCAGAGTCCGAGCAACACCACCGAGAACGCGCTGCGCCACCAGACCACGTCCGGCCCGTCCAGCGCCGCCAAGCGCACGAACACCCCCGCACTGCTGAAGGCCACAGCCGACGCAACCAGCCACGCCACCGACACCCCTGTACTCACCGCCCTTCCCCGCGCTGCCCGACGAGCGAGCAAGCATGCCGACACACCCCTGACAGCGTGTTGGCAGGGGTGGGGTGGTAGGGTGGATACGTCAGACCCACGAGGACACGCCATGGCCACCGTGGACCGGCTGTTCAGCCTGATCCAACTGTTGCGCCGCCGCCGGGGGCCGACCACGGCCAGCGACATCGCAGCCTCACTCGGCGTCTCGGTGCGAACGGTGTACCGCGATATCCAGCGGTTACAGCGCAGCGGCACGCCGATCGCCAGCGAGCCGGGTGTCGGCTACCGCCTGTTGCCGAGCTACGATCTCGCCCCGGTCAAGCTCACGACAGAGGAGCAACAGGCGCTCGACCTCGCGCTGCGGCTGCTCGCGCGCACAGGCGACTGCGGCCTCGTGCGCACCGCCGACCGGCTGCGCCAGAAGCTGCCGTGCACCGATTCCCTCGTGGACCCAGTGCTGCACACCTCAACCTGGTCACCGCTCTTCCCCGCCACCGCCTCGCCCTGTGCGTTGCGCGAGGCCATCGACGACGAGTGCGAAATCGATATCGACTACACCGACGAGCAAGGTCTGACGAGCACGCGCCGGTTACGGCCGGTTGCGGTGATCTACTACATCGACGTAACGGTGCTAGCCGCCTGGTGCCACCTGCGCAGCGACTTCAGGCATTTCCGACTCGACCGCATCACCGCGCTGCGTCGCTGCCAGACCCGTTTTCCCGGCGAGGGGCCGCGCTTGCGCGCCCGCTGGCACGCCGTGCAACGCGACAACCCGAGGCGCGTTGGCTCGTTGCACTGAGCTGGCGCGACCGTGTCACGCCGTCTTGACCACCGTCATGTAGGCGTGCACGTAGTCCATGCCGTGACCGGTCGGGTCGTCGAGTACCCGTACACGGTAGGCTTCGTAGTAGTCCTCGATAATGGCCTGCCGTTCGTCCCATGACCGGCTGCCGTCGAGCGCCCCGAGAAAGGTGCTCTGGTTCCAACTGCGAACCGTGCCCACCAGACCGGCGGCGAAGGTCTCGAGGTCGCCGTCGAGTTGAAACTGCGCCGCGTACGGGCACGCTACGTGGGCGGTCTCGATGGACTCGAGCTGCATACCGGGAACGGCCCCCGATTCGAACGGCCTGGCGAATTCGTCAACCGTGCGGTAGTACTGGGGCAGCGTCATCCGCGCGAGCTCCTCGGCGTTGATGACACCGTCGGCGACGAATTCCCGCCAGATGTCCCGCAAGGTGTCGAACATGTTCACACCACCGGTGTTGCCGAGGTAGTGCCCCGCCGAATCGCGGCAGAAATTCACGAACACGGCGCGCCCACCCGGTCGGAGTTCGGCGTTCCGGTGCTGCAAAATTGTCGACCAGTCCGTATCGGCCTGGGCTGAAAACGCATCCAGCTCGGCGCTGGACGCGCCCACCATGTGGACGTGCTCCTGGATGTCGCAGGGCTTTTCGGACAACCAGTGCATCGCCGTGGCCGAGAACACGAAGTCCAGCGTGGCATCCGGCACGGCCTGCAGGTAGAAGGACGAGCCCGACACCAGTGGCCAGACGTTGGCCAGACGCTGCGACCAGCTGTCGAACGGGCCGAGGCCATGCGCCATGTGCACCAGGGCGTTGAAGTCGTTGTGAGGCTGGTCTGCATACACCACGGTCGACTGCACAGCGGGCGCCGTGTGCTGCACCGCATCGAGCACAGCCGAGACCATGTCGAGCGAGGTGCCGCCGTCGGCACAGCCCATGTCTGCCATGGCAAAGCGCGTGCTCGTCGGCGACAACGCCAGCGCACCCACCGCCGCCAGCACCCGGGGCGTGGCCCGGTCGATCACGTCCTTCGCACCGCGCGTCGCCAGCGAGTAGGTACCGCCGGCGGCCATGGTGATGTTGTCTGCCTGTTTCTTGGCCATTGCGTGCTCCCTGATGCGCGCATTGTGCGCACTGCCCACCCAGCGCAGCAAGGTTTGACAGGCGCCCGTCCGTGCGCCGCCGCCCCCGCGCGTCCGGGTTGGTCATCGCCGCGACAGCGCTTACCATGCGGTTCCCCCGACCCCGAAGCGACCCGGAGGACAGCAGGTGACACGCGACATTCCGGCAGCGGTGGCTGCCCTGACAGCCCACTTCGGCGCGCGCGCAAGCACGGGCACCTCCCAGCGCGAGCAACACGCCCACACCACCACCTGGATTGCGCCGCAACTGCCGGATCTGGTGGTCTTTGCCGAGTCGGCCGAGGACGTTCAACACACGGTTGCCGTGTGCGCCGAACACCGCTGCCCGATCATCCCGTTCGGCGTCGGCACCTCGCTGGAAGGGCAGCTGA
This genomic stretch from Pseudomonadota bacterium harbors:
- a CDS encoding SAM-dependent methyltransferase, with the translated sequence MAKKQADNITMAAGGTYSLATRGAKDVIDRATPRVLAAVGALALSPTSTRFAMADMGCADGGTSLDMVSAVLDAVQHTAPAVQSTVVYADQPHNDFNALVHMAHGLGPFDSWSQRLANVWPLVSGSSFYLQAVPDATLDFVFSATAMHWLSEKPCDIQEHVHMVGASSAELDAFSAQADTDWSTILQHRNAELRPGGRAVFVNFCRDSAGHYLGNTGGVNMFDTLRDIWREFVADGVINAEELARMTLPQYYRTVDEFARPFESGAVPGMQLESIETAHVACPYAAQFQLDGDLETFAAGLVGTVRSWNQSTFLGALDGSRSWDERQAIIEDYYEAYRVRVLDDPTGHGMDYVHAYMTVVKTA
- a CDS encoding YafY family protein translates to MATVDRLFSLIQLLRRRRGPTTASDIAASLGVSVRTVYRDIQRLQRSGTPIASEPGVGYRLLPSYDLAPVKLTTEEQQALDLALRLLARTGDCGLVRTADRLRQKLPCTDSLVDPVLHTSTWSPLFPATASPCALREAIDDECEIDIDYTDEQGLTSTRRLRPVAVIYYIDVTVLAAWCHLRSDFRHFRLDRITALRRCQTRFPGEGPRLRARWHAVQRDNPRRVGSLH
- a CDS encoding DMT family transporter — encoded protein: MSTGVSVAWLVASAVAFSSAGVFVRLAALDGPDVVWWRSAFSVVLLGLWLGARGQIGQEVRMGWPGLAIAGVSALGTAAFIPSFLHTSIANVAVIWATAPFVAGALAWLWLRTPPSRSLLLGSALSLVGAASVVSGSLTTGGLLGDALAAVMTVCMAVVICLYRRWPATPVAGPTWLASLLLVGAFAPVASVTATPWSAIAVLAAFAAVFLFASIALMIGARGLHPAHTSLLSALETPIAPALAWWLLAEVPTTATVLGGGLIVVAVMLASCAERG